The following coding sequences are from one Brienomyrus brachyistius isolate T26 chromosome 2, BBRACH_0.4, whole genome shotgun sequence window:
- the LOC125728199 gene encoding uncharacterized protein LOC125728199 translates to MSDSGRTFLDVAITEVLPELQAVNKNILEEHLQSIGVETSDDLRFVTEADLMTALRPVQARKLLSAWKQKYQTPENSLLSSVEASPTQSLSLLSVSPQSLSSTSSSSPGRDIHWDDNFEIPWSKLPAEVMHFLERGKRPRPKLRRQMVRIVVTEMMEKCPHVGRKHSIDVAKKMVAKYPNSLQDVIEGDIVGAGYLSLVKQLQNRIENVRRTSTPKIRKRKHQTDSDHTDEIPLEERAAMQDTYGCLKWNVEFLPLEETPESQQQKMEKLKVMFQQADANPEEVKSLMKSTYYTQRQHVNQGKSIKCLREEWPFWFDELGMSVHFKELTGIDLKKTFTRNLDLKGKRLLEYMTTVAVSKSKTFLQTYARLQRIRGPQSGCSDDVKEMVLLLLSYFDEKEEYMLFHVEDTCLADEVQLEQVPLTPTIIVCGQSCYSSRRYMLSIDRNLVSTNISSFVSALCLMFGSYYNFNIHYPSELASTLEFLQRCFFCMNPEKGTKVENKNSKHHLSVNPRVLTLIQDLADHEWR, encoded by the exons ATGAGTGACTCAGGGCGAACCTTCCTAGATGTCGCCATTACGGAAGTCCTACCAGAACTTCAAGCAGTGAACAAAAACATCCTGGAAGAGCACTTGCAGTCCATCGGAGTTGAGACAAGTGATGATCTACGCTTCGTAACGGAGGCAGATTTGATGACAGCATTAAGACCTGTACAAGCGAGAAAGCTTCTTTCtgcttggaaacagaaat ACCAAACTCCAGAGAACAGCTTGCTATCATCTGTGGAAGCCTCACCCACCCAGTCGCTGTCATTGCTCTCTGTTTCACCCCAAAGTCTATCATCAACCTCTTCCAGCAGCCCAGGACGTGACATACATTGGGATGACAACTTCGAAATTCCATGGAGTAAACTTCCTGCAGAAGTTATGCATTTTCTTGAGAGGGGGAAAAGGCCTCGGCCAAAACTGAGGAGGCAAATGGTCCGGATTGTTGTGACTGAGATGATGGAAAAATGCCCTCATGTAGGTAGAAAACATTCAATTGACGTTGCAAAAAAAATGGTAGCAAAATATCCCAATTCTCTGCAAGATGTCATAGAGGGTGATATTGTTGGTGCAGGCTACCTTTCCCTTGTCAAACAGTTGCAGAACAGAATTGAAAATGTAAGGCGCACTTCAACACCCaaaataagaaaaagaaaacatcagACTGACTCAGACCACACAGACGAGATCCCATTAGAAGAAAGAGCAGCAATGCAGGATACATATGGGTGCCTTAAATGGAATGTAGAATTTCTGCCTCTTGAAGAAACTCCAGAGAGCCAACAGCAAAAGATGGAGAAACTCAAGGTGATGTTCCAACAAGCTGACGCCAATCCAGAAGAGGTAAAAAGTCTAATGAAGTCCACTTATTACACACAGCGTCAACATGTCAATCAGGGGAAAAGTATCAAATGCCTTAGAGAGGAGTGGCCATTTTGGTTTGATGAACTTGGCATGTCGGTCCACTTCAAGGAACTTACTGGGATTGACCTCAAAAAGACATTCACACGAAATTTGGACTTGAAGGGGAAAAGGCTTCTGGAGTACATGACCACAGTTGCTGTCAGCAAAAGCAAGACGTTCCTTCAGACTTATGCAAGGCTTCAGAGGATACGGGGACCGCAGAGTGGCTGCTCAGATGATGTGAAAGAGATGGTCCTGCTTCTGCTCAGCTACTTTGATGAGAAGGAGGAGTACATGCTTTTCCATGTTGAAGATACATGTCTGGCAGATGAGGTACAACTGGAGCAAGTGCCTCTGACACCCACTATTATTGTGTGTG GACAGTCCTGCTATTCCTCAAGAAGATACATGCTGAGTATTGATCGGAACCTCGTCAGCACAAACATATCCTCCTTCGTTTCTGCACTGTGCCTCATGTTCGGGAGCTACTACAATTTTAACATCCATTATCCATCTGAGCTggcttccactctggagtttctTCAGAG GTGTTTCTTCTGCATGAACCCAGAAAAAGGAACCAAAGTAGAGAACAAAAACTCGAAGCATCATCTCAGTGTGAACCCTCGAGTCCTCACCCTGATTCAGGATCTCGCCGACCACGAGTGGCGCTAA